Proteins encoded by one window of Streptomyces uncialis:
- a CDS encoding histone-like nucleoid-structuring protein Lsr2, with protein sequence MAQRVVVTLHDDIDGGEAAERIVFGLDGKSYEIDLSQANARKLRKVLAPYVHAGRKARSASGGVKVYRHTALTPDPAAVRAWARSHRMDVPPRGRIPKRVYEAFEAAQ encoded by the coding sequence GTGGCGCAGCGTGTCGTAGTCACTCTCCATGACGACATCGACGGCGGGGAAGCGGCGGAAAGGATCGTCTTCGGGCTGGACGGGAAGTCGTACGAGATCGATCTCAGCCAGGCCAATGCGCGAAAACTGCGGAAGGTGCTGGCGCCGTACGTGCACGCGGGACGCAAGGCGCGGAGCGCCTCCGGCGGGGTGAAGGTGTACCGGCACACCGCGTTGACGCCCGATCCGGCGGCGGTGCGGGCGTGGGCCCGGTCCCATCGGATGGACGTGCCGCCGCGGGGGCGGATTCCCAAGCGGGTGTACGAGGCGTTCGAGGCGGCGCAATAG
- a CDS encoding sensor histidine kinase: MREPGAWWQRKSTTAKVETYTRWSFHAFAVIEFGVIGVVPITAMPVVPGATLLVLVLVHVVVGSLTVSRAMDWATGTRDRPLGLLITLAVTTAVVAVVGLVVGTWGQDLDRPGTPEEMARLSATGSFFLGVMAFGLGIFALAVRGPRRIAACVTLSGVAAGAAFIAVGFSPGASVVTGLLVVVFSGFFALTAVFSMWLLRAVLELDEARETRAALAVAEERLRFGRDLHDVLGRNLAVVALKSELAVQLARRERPEAVEQMIEVQRIAQESQREVREVVRGYREADLSAELAGAQGVLTAAGIDCRVTGSAGRLPAGVQSVLGWVVRETTTNVLRHGDAAHCAVTLTEADGTATLIVESDGVTATDGTGPADGTGPDDCGGPAVGGGTGLAGLRERLARVDGTLEAGIAGVADRVGGRVFRVVARVPVGVAGRTPGSTSARTPGGTSGPAQGSTSGPAPGSASVRNPGGAASVRARGATSGGDRTRSSEDRTRSSENRGGPAVDRTESAADRTESADRTGSSIGRTESADRTGSAEGETS; encoded by the coding sequence ATGCGCGAGCCGGGTGCCTGGTGGCAGCGGAAGAGCACGACCGCGAAGGTGGAGACGTACACGCGCTGGTCGTTCCACGCGTTCGCCGTGATCGAATTCGGCGTCATCGGCGTCGTCCCGATAACGGCGATGCCGGTGGTACCGGGGGCCACCCTGCTGGTGCTGGTGCTGGTGCATGTCGTCGTGGGTTCGCTCACCGTGTCCCGGGCCATGGACTGGGCCACCGGCACCCGGGACCGTCCGCTCGGGTTGCTGATCACCCTCGCGGTCACCACGGCCGTCGTGGCCGTGGTGGGGCTGGTGGTCGGCACCTGGGGGCAGGATCTGGACCGCCCCGGCACCCCCGAGGAGATGGCACGGCTGTCCGCCACCGGGTCGTTCTTCCTGGGGGTGATGGCCTTCGGGCTGGGGATCTTCGCCCTCGCGGTACGCGGTCCCCGGCGGATCGCCGCGTGTGTGACGTTGTCGGGCGTGGCGGCGGGCGCGGCGTTCATCGCGGTCGGGTTCTCCCCGGGGGCCTCGGTCGTCACCGGGCTGCTGGTCGTCGTCTTCTCCGGGTTCTTCGCCCTGACCGCGGTGTTCTCCATGTGGCTGCTGCGTGCCGTCCTCGAACTCGACGAGGCGAGGGAGACCCGGGCGGCGCTCGCCGTCGCCGAGGAACGGCTGCGGTTCGGCCGCGATCTGCACGATGTCCTCGGCCGCAATCTCGCCGTCGTCGCGCTGAAGAGCGAACTGGCCGTCCAGCTGGCGCGCCGCGAACGGCCCGAGGCCGTGGAGCAGATGATCGAGGTGCAGCGGATCGCGCAGGAGTCGCAGCGGGAGGTGCGGGAGGTGGTCCGCGGCTACCGTGAGGCCGATCTCTCCGCGGAGCTGGCCGGGGCCCAGGGCGTGCTCACCGCCGCCGGGATCGACTGCCGGGTCACCGGCTCGGCCGGTCGGCTCCCGGCCGGGGTCCAGTCGGTGCTCGGCTGGGTGGTCCGGGAGACCACCACGAACGTCCTGCGGCACGGCGACGCCGCGCACTGCGCGGTGACCCTGACGGAGGCGGACGGGACGGCGACCCTGATCGTGGAGAGCGACGGGGTGACCGCCACCGACGGCACGGGACCCGCGGACGGCACCGGGCCCGACGACTGCGGCGGACCGGCCGTCGGCGGCGGCACCGGACTCGCGGGGCTGCGGGAGCGGCTGGCCCGGGTCGACGGCACGCTGGAGGCCGGGATCGCCGGGGTCGCGGACCGGGTCGGCGGACGGGTGTTCCGGGTCGTCGCACGCGTACCCGTCGGGGTGGCAGGCCGTACGCCGGGCAGCACGTCCGCCCGTACCCCGGGCGGCACATCCGGCCCTGCCCAGGGCAGCACGTCCGGCCCTGCCCCGGGCAGCGCCTCCGTACGGAACCCGGGCGGCGCGGCGTCCGTACGGGCCCGGGGGGCCACCAGCGGCGGGGACCGCACCAGGTCATCCGAGGACCGCACCAGGTCGTCCGAGAACCGCGGCGGGCCGGCCGTGGACCGGACGGAATCGGCCGCGGACCGCACGGAGTCGGCGGACCGCACCGGGTCGTCCATCGGCCGCACGGAGTCGGCGGACCGCACCGGTTCCGCAGAGGGAGAGACATCATGA
- a CDS encoding response regulator transcription factor, producing MSTAPSAPRVRVLLADDEHLIRGALAALLALEDDLLVVAEAASGPEALAMARAHVPDVAVLDLEMPGADGVSVATSLRAELPGCRVMIVTSHGRPGHLKRALAAGVRSFVPKTVSARQLAEIIRTVHAGNRYVDPELAADAISAGDSPLTAREAEVLDLAADGAPIAEIAERAALSPGTVRNYLSSAATKLGAENRHTAVRLARDRGWV from the coding sequence ATGAGCACGGCACCCAGCGCACCCCGGGTACGGGTCCTGCTCGCCGACGACGAGCATCTGATCCGGGGCGCGCTCGCCGCGCTGCTCGCGCTGGAGGACGATCTGCTGGTGGTCGCCGAGGCCGCGTCCGGTCCCGAGGCGCTCGCGATGGCCCGCGCCCATGTCCCGGACGTCGCCGTCCTGGATCTGGAGATGCCCGGCGCCGACGGTGTGAGCGTGGCCACATCCCTGCGGGCGGAACTGCCCGGCTGCCGGGTCATGATCGTCACCAGCCACGGCCGCCCGGGGCATCTGAAGCGGGCGCTGGCGGCGGGGGTGCGCAGCTTCGTCCCCAAGACGGTCAGCGCGCGGCAGCTCGCCGAGATCATCCGCACCGTCCACGCCGGGAACCGCTACGTCGACCCCGAGTTGGCCGCCGACGCGATCTCCGCCGGGGACTCCCCGCTGACCGCCCGGGAGGCCGAGGTGCTGGACCTCGCCGCCGACGGCGCCCCCATCGCGGAGATCGCGGAGCGCGCGGCGCTCTCCCCCGGCACGGTCCGCAACTATCTCTCGTCGGCCGCGACGAAGCTCGGGGCGGAGAACCGTCATACGGCGGTGCGGCTCGCCAGGGACCGCGGTTGGGTATAG
- a CDS encoding M48 family metalloprotease, whose product MSETGVETDARSARSRALAVLRVRSRATAVALLPAAGAVVLFAAQVTGHVDAGGGVELARLILTGTAVAVLVAAAVIGLVISRSRPAMSPTVPIAESAAPDLYRLVRDLADRLDVPMPSAIALTPDCDSWLEDRAHRARAPKAAGDTSADAPGRTGPAGRTGEDPDRGAPIAPVLIIGSPFLWWMRVAELRAVLAPVVAGTGPAAHPDIAAARRFVRGLDAAVAVASEPHRGPLTRLVLGAVGRVARLLLRACREHAAEMERGVAAAAADRAQSVDYGLRIVAQEQVGLAYAGWDRLLTRVALPAWRVGRWPSRLDAGVVAALTELSRRDRLAEGFTARLGERPACDLLEEPGAVDEAASLLAARLFHGAPTEPGREWAPVDWQAYPEEVVDRTWRTEAARLHKVLDGLGERRGSQGATLARVLDRLTVADSAPISGSAAVAPVPRIAPDDSPDNARAAAVASALSAWVSREETEGDAAQAPRPGQHPDELLWNEGMVPLFPLQPPRSERDLLADHVLAMVCCAAVDTGGAVPGLDWLDGPSLLVGGRRAGDLSSRVFSLVDDGDAGPLRSWLATQSIRTDKPLRLI is encoded by the coding sequence GTGTCGGAGACGGGTGTGGAGACGGACGCGCGTTCCGCGCGCTCCCGGGCCCTCGCCGTGCTGCGGGTCCGCAGCAGGGCGACCGCCGTGGCGCTGCTGCCCGCGGCGGGAGCCGTGGTGCTGTTCGCCGCCCAGGTCACGGGACATGTGGACGCGGGGGGCGGCGTGGAGCTGGCGCGTCTGATCCTCACCGGGACGGCCGTGGCGGTGCTCGTCGCGGCGGCGGTCATCGGCCTGGTCATCAGCCGTTCCCGGCCCGCCATGAGTCCCACGGTGCCGATCGCCGAGAGCGCCGCCCCTGACCTCTACCGCCTGGTGCGGGACCTCGCGGACCGCCTCGACGTCCCCATGCCGTCCGCCATAGCCCTGACCCCCGACTGCGACAGCTGGCTGGAGGACCGCGCGCACCGCGCGCGGGCCCCGAAGGCGGCCGGGGACACCTCCGCCGACGCCCCCGGCCGGACCGGGCCGGCCGGGCGGACCGGGGAGGACCCCGACCGCGGGGCGCCGATCGCCCCCGTACTGATCATCGGGTCGCCGTTCCTGTGGTGGATGCGGGTCGCCGAGCTGCGCGCGGTGCTCGCCCCGGTCGTCGCCGGTACGGGCCCCGCGGCGCACCCCGACATCGCCGCCGCCCGCCGCTTCGTCCGGGGGCTGGACGCCGCCGTGGCCGTGGCGTCCGAGCCCCACCGGGGCCCGCTCACACGGCTGGTGCTCGGCGCGGTCGGCCGGGTGGCGCGGCTGCTGCTGCGGGCCTGCCGGGAGCATGCCGCCGAGATGGAGCGCGGGGTGGCCGCCGCCGCCGCGGACCGGGCGCAGAGCGTGGACTACGGCCTGCGGATCGTCGCGCAGGAGCAGGTGGGCCTCGCGTACGCCGGGTGGGACCGGCTGCTGACCAGGGTCGCGCTGCCCGCGTGGCGGGTCGGCCGCTGGCCCTCACGGCTCGACGCGGGAGTGGTCGCCGCGCTGACCGAGCTGTCCCGCCGCGACCGCCTCGCGGAAGGGTTCACCGCGCGGCTGGGGGAGCGGCCCGCGTGCGATCTGCTGGAGGAGCCCGGCGCGGTGGACGAGGCCGCGTCCCTGCTGGCCGCCCGGCTGTTCCACGGCGCCCCCACCGAGCCCGGCCGCGAATGGGCGCCGGTCGACTGGCAGGCGTACCCCGAGGAGGTCGTCGACCGTACGTGGCGCACCGAGGCGGCCCGGCTGCACAAGGTCCTCGACGGCCTCGGTGAGCGCCGCGGCTCCCAGGGCGCCACGCTCGCCCGGGTCCTCGACCGGCTGACGGTGGCCGACAGCGCCCCGATATCCGGATCGGCGGCGGTCGCGCCGGTGCCCCGGATCGCCCCGGACGACAGCCCGGACAACGCGCGCGCGGCAGCCGTCGCGTCGGCGCTCAGCGCGTGGGTGTCCCGGGAGGAGACCGAGGGGGACGCGGCCCAGGCACCCCGCCCCGGTCAGCACCCCGACGAACTCCTGTGGAACGAGGGGATGGTGCCGCTCTTCCCGCTGCAACCGCCGCGCAGCGAACGCGATCTGCTCGCCGACCATGTCCTGGCGATGGTGTGCTGCGCCGCGGTGGACACGGGCGGGGCGGTGCCCGGCCTCGACTGGCTGGACGGCCCCTCCCTCCTGGTGGGCGGGCGCCGCGCGGGGGATCTCTCGTCCCGGGTGTTCTCCCTGGTCGACGACGGGGACGCCGGTCCGCTGCGCAGCTGGCTCGCCACCCAGTCGATCCGTACGGACAAACCCCTGCGCCTCATCTGA
- a CDS encoding ABC transporter permease, which yields MTKPPSGRTAPRAGATATTTAAGRMRSLARAELTLLVRSKGTLFAAAVVPLILPFSIRSATDSMDLEGTGLSLGTILLPASVGFSLLFAVYIALTTIYVTRREELVLKRLRVGELRDTEILAGAALPSLCIAVAQIVLLVTGCMIILDVGPPKAPHLALAGVVLGLALSASLAAVTAAFSRSAESAQVTSMPVVLVSMLASGITVPLEVLPDRLAQICEMLPLTGVISLVRGGWTGTMSGADTLAALATAVAWTLLAVFAVRRWFRWEPRH from the coding sequence ATGACCAAGCCCCCGTCCGGCCGGACCGCGCCGCGCGCCGGGGCGACCGCCACCACCACCGCGGCCGGCCGGATGCGTTCGCTCGCCCGCGCCGAACTGACCCTGCTGGTACGCAGCAAGGGCACGCTGTTCGCGGCGGCGGTCGTCCCGCTGATCCTGCCGTTCAGCATCCGCTCCGCCACCGACAGCATGGACCTCGAAGGCACGGGGCTGTCGCTCGGCACGATCCTGCTGCCCGCGTCCGTCGGCTTCTCGCTGCTGTTCGCCGTGTACATCGCGCTGACCACGATCTATGTCACCCGGCGCGAGGAACTCGTACTGAAGCGGCTGCGGGTCGGGGAGCTGCGGGACACGGAGATCCTCGCCGGAGCCGCGCTGCCCTCGCTGTGCATCGCGGTGGCGCAGATCGTGCTGCTCGTCACCGGCTGCATGATCATCCTGGACGTGGGTCCCCCGAAGGCCCCGCATCTCGCGCTCGCCGGAGTGGTCCTGGGGCTGGCGCTGTCCGCCTCGCTCGCCGCCGTCACCGCGGCGTTCAGCCGCAGCGCGGAGAGCGCGCAGGTCACCAGCATGCCGGTGGTACTGGTGTCGATGCTCGCCTCCGGGATCACCGTCCCGCTGGAGGTGTTGCCCGACCGGCTCGCGCAGATATGCGAGATGCTGCCGCTGACCGGGGTGATCTCCCTGGTACGGGGCGGCTGGACCGGCACCATGTCCGGTGCCGACACCCTGGCCGCGCTGGCCACGGCGGTGGCCTGGACGCTGCTCGCGGTGTTTGCTGTACGACGGTGGTTCCGCTGGGAACCCCGGCACTGA
- a CDS encoding phosphoribosylaminoimidazolesuccinocarboxamide synthase yields the protein MSGFVEKPEPPQVPGLVHLHTGKVRDLYRDGAGDLVMVASDRISAYDWVLPTEIPDKGRVLTRLSLWWFDQLADLAPNHVLSTELPEGAPADWAGRTLVCKSLRMVPVECVARGYLAGSGLTEYRLSRTVCGLPLPEGLDDGSELPEPIFTPATKAAVGDHDENVSYEEVVRQVGAPTAAQLRRTTLDVYGRARGIARERGIVLADTKFEFGFDGETLTLADEVLTPDSSRFWPAGTWEPGRAQPSYDKQFVRDWLTSPASGWDRAAEQPPPPLPEEIVAATRAKYLEAYERLTGERW from the coding sequence GTGTCCGGATTCGTCGAAAAGCCCGAGCCGCCGCAGGTCCCGGGCCTGGTGCATCTGCACACGGGCAAGGTCCGCGACCTGTACCGCGACGGGGCGGGCGATCTGGTGATGGTCGCCAGTGACCGGATCTCCGCGTACGACTGGGTGCTGCCGACGGAGATCCCCGACAAGGGCCGGGTCCTCACCCGGCTCTCGCTGTGGTGGTTCGACCAGCTCGCGGACCTCGCCCCGAACCATGTGCTGAGCACGGAGCTGCCCGAGGGCGCCCCCGCCGACTGGGCCGGCCGCACCCTGGTCTGCAAGTCGCTGCGGATGGTTCCGGTGGAGTGCGTGGCGCGCGGCTATCTCGCCGGTTCGGGACTGACCGAGTACCGCCTGTCCCGTACGGTCTGCGGTCTCCCGCTGCCCGAGGGCCTCGACGACGGCTCCGAGCTGCCCGAGCCGATCTTCACCCCGGCGACGAAGGCGGCGGTCGGCGACCACGACGAGAACGTCAGCTACGAGGAGGTCGTCCGCCAGGTCGGCGCCCCGACCGCCGCTCAGCTGCGGCGGACCACCCTCGACGTCTACGGCCGCGCCCGGGGCATCGCGCGGGAGCGGGGCATCGTCCTCGCGGACACCAAGTTCGAGTTCGGTTTCGACGGGGAGACCCTGACCCTCGCGGACGAGGTGCTCACCCCCGACTCGTCCCGGTTCTGGCCCGCCGGGACGTGGGAGCCGGGCCGTGCCCAGCCGAGCTACGACAAGCAGTTCGTCCGGGACTGGCTGACCTCCCCGGCCTCCGGCTGGGACCGCGCCGCCGAGCAGCCGCCGCCCCCGCTGCCCGAGGAGATCGTCGCCGCGACCCGCGCGAAATACCTGGAGGCGTACGAGCGCCTGACGGGCGAGCGCTGGTAG
- the purS gene encoding phosphoribosylformylglycinamidine synthase subunit PurS: MARVVVDVMLKPEILDPQGQAVQRALPRLGFDGIADVRQGKRFELEVDGPVDEAALARIHEMAETFLANTVIEDFVVRVDEESAAGKAGAK, encoded by the coding sequence GTGGCACGCGTCGTAGTCGACGTCATGCTCAAGCCGGAGATCCTCGACCCCCAGGGACAGGCGGTGCAGCGTGCGCTGCCGCGCCTGGGCTTCGACGGCATCGCGGACGTCCGTCAGGGAAAGCGATTCGAACTTGAGGTCGACGGGCCGGTGGACGAAGCCGCCCTCGCCCGTATTCACGAGATGGCGGAGACCTTCCTCGCCAACACCGTGATCGAGGACTTCGTCGTCAGGGTCGACGAGGAGTCAGCCGCCGGAAAGGCCGGGGCGAAGTGA
- a CDS encoding ABC transporter ATP-binding protein: protein MTTEVTEERVIDVTDLRRVYGGGPSGRDKSGQKTQLFEAVRGVTFSVGRGELFALLGTNGAGKTSTLELLEGLAPPASGQVSVLGHDPYRDRAAIRPRIGVMLQEGGFPSELTVRETLRMWAGCTSGARPVGEALDIVGLTRRGGVRVKQLSGGERRRLDLALALLGRPEVLFLDEPTTGLDAEGRRGTWDLVRELRDSGTTVLLTTHYLEEAEDLADRLAILHEGRIAAGGTVEEVVASQPSLISFQLPDGYFVGDLPPLAQLGVTGHETRDRTVKLRTHELQRAATGLLLWAERERLELRGLDVRSASLEEAFLRIARDAEEGATAGADTHEKEPAL, encoded by the coding sequence ATGACTACCGAAGTGACCGAAGAGCGCGTGATCGACGTGACCGATCTGCGTCGCGTCTACGGGGGCGGTCCCTCCGGGCGTGACAAGAGCGGGCAGAAGACCCAGTTGTTCGAGGCCGTCCGGGGAGTGACCTTCTCCGTGGGCCGCGGCGAACTCTTCGCCCTGCTCGGCACGAACGGCGCCGGGAAGACCTCGACCCTCGAACTGCTGGAGGGCCTCGCGCCCCCCGCGTCCGGCCAGGTCAGCGTCCTCGGCCATGATCCCTACCGGGACCGTGCCGCGATCCGGCCACGGATCGGCGTGATGCTCCAGGAGGGCGGCTTCCCGTCCGAGCTGACGGTGCGCGAGACCCTGCGGATGTGGGCGGGCTGCACCAGCGGCGCCCGCCCCGTGGGTGAGGCGCTCGACATCGTGGGCCTCACCCGCCGCGGTGGCGTCCGCGTCAAGCAGCTCTCCGGCGGTGAACGCCGCCGGCTGGACCTGGCGCTCGCGCTGCTGGGCCGCCCCGAGGTGCTGTTCCTGGACGAGCCGACGACCGGACTCGACGCGGAGGGCCGCCGCGGCACCTGGGACCTGGTGCGGGAGCTGCGTGACAGCGGCACCACCGTCCTGCTGACCACGCACTACCTGGAGGAGGCGGAGGATCTCGCCGACCGGCTGGCGATCCTCCACGAGGGGCGTATCGCGGCCGGGGGCACCGTCGAGGAGGTCGTCGCCTCGCAGCCCTCGCTGATCTCCTTCCAGCTCCCCGACGGGTACTTCGTCGGGGACCTCCCGCCGCTGGCCCAGCTCGGGGTCACCGGGCACGAGACCCGGGACCGCACCGTCAAGCTGCGTACCCATGAACTCCAGCGCGCCGCGACCGGGCTCCTGCTGTGGGCCGAGCGCGAACGGCTTGAACTGCGCGGGCTCGACGTACGGTCCGCGTCCCTGGAGGAGGCGTTCCTGCGGATCGCCCGGGACGCGGAGGAAGGCGCCACCGCCGGCGCGGACACCCATGAGAAGGAGCCGGCGCTGTGA
- a CDS encoding N,N-dimethylformamidase beta subunit family domain-containing protein, producing the protein MAQPEHTRRWESGALAHAVTDPFGQGPLPWLRGRDHYFDDTGHVVPWYVDTPPERTSPEQGRPRGRPGRRTRPAGPPDPRPSTGLRTADDVHRQIKGFASTAAVAPGEAIDFRITVDPPQQFSVDIYRIGHYAGDGAAQITTSPRLSGIVQPAPLTADRAVSCHHWWMSWRLQVPSYWNPGAYVAVLTTADGYRSHIPFTVRDDRPADLLLLLPDITWQAYNLYPEDGRTGASLYHAWDEQGRLLGERDAATTVSFDRPYAGAGLPLHVGHAYDFIRWAERYGYDLAYADATDLHAGRVDPARYRGLVFPGHDEYWSAAMRRTVEGARAQGTSLVFLSANTMYWQIELSGSPAGTPDRLLTCRKRRGPGRSALWREIDRPEQHLIGIQYAGRVPEPHPLIVRNAGHWMWEATGAHDGDELPGMVAGEADRYFPRTPLPEHQERVLLAHSPYRDGGGGRRHQETSLYRAPSGALVFASGTFAWSPALDRPGHVDARVQRATANLLDRICKRD; encoded by the coding sequence ATGGCACAGCCGGAACACACCAGGCGATGGGAATCCGGCGCCCTCGCCCACGCCGTCACCGACCCCTTCGGCCAGGGACCCCTGCCCTGGCTGCGCGGGCGCGACCACTACTTCGACGACACGGGCCATGTGGTCCCCTGGTACGTCGACACCCCCCCGGAGCGGACCTCCCCGGAGCAGGGCCGCCCGCGCGGCAGACCCGGCCGCCGGACCCGCCCCGCCGGCCCTCCCGACCCCCGCCCGTCCACGGGCCTGCGCACCGCGGACGACGTGCACCGCCAGATCAAGGGCTTCGCCTCGACCGCCGCGGTCGCCCCGGGCGAGGCCATCGACTTCCGGATCACCGTCGACCCCCCGCAGCAGTTCAGCGTGGACATCTACCGCATCGGCCACTACGCGGGCGACGGCGCCGCGCAGATCACCACCAGCCCCCGGCTCTCCGGCATCGTCCAGCCCGCGCCGCTCACCGCCGACCGCGCGGTCTCGTGCCACCACTGGTGGATGTCCTGGCGTCTCCAGGTCCCGTCGTACTGGAACCCGGGCGCGTACGTCGCCGTGCTGACCACCGCCGACGGCTACCGCTCGCACATCCCGTTCACCGTCCGCGACGACCGCCCGGCGGACCTGCTGCTGCTGCTCCCCGACATCACCTGGCAGGCGTACAACCTCTACCCCGAGGACGGCCGGACGGGCGCGAGCCTCTACCACGCGTGGGACGAGCAGGGCCGTCTCCTCGGGGAGCGGGACGCCGCGACCACCGTGTCGTTCGACCGCCCGTACGCGGGCGCGGGCCTGCCGCTGCACGTGGGCCACGCGTACGACTTCATCCGCTGGGCCGAGCGCTACGGCTACGACCTCGCGTACGCGGACGCCACCGATCTGCACGCGGGCCGGGTCGACCCCGCCCGCTACCGCGGCCTGGTGTTCCCGGGGCATGACGAGTACTGGTCAGCGGCGATGCGGCGGACCGTGGAGGGCGCCCGCGCACAGGGCACCTCGCTGGTGTTCCTGTCGGCCAACACCATGTACTGGCAGATCGAGTTGAGCGGTTCCCCGGCCGGTACCCCGGACCGGCTGCTGACCTGCCGAAAACGCAGGGGCCCCGGCAGATCCGCGCTGTGGCGGGAGATCGACCGCCCGGAGCAGCACCTCATCGGCATCCAGTACGCGGGCCGGGTGCCGGAGCCCCACCCGCTGATCGTCCGCAACGCCGGGCACTGGATGTGGGAGGCGACCGGCGCCCACGACGGCGACGAACTGCCCGGGATGGTCGCGGGCGAGGCCGACCGCTACTTCCCGCGCACCCCGCTGCCCGAGCACCAAGAGCGGGTCCTGCTCGCCCACTCCCCGTACCGGGACGGCGGTGGCGGCCGCCGCCACCAGGAGACGTCCCTGTACCGGGCGCCGTCGGGCGCGCTGGTCTTCGCGTCGGGGACGTTCGCGTGGTCCCCGGCCCTCGACCGCCCCGGCCATGTGGACGCCCGGGTGCAGCGGGCCACCGCGAACCTGCTCGACCGCATCTGCAAACGCGACTGA
- the purD gene encoding phosphoribosylamine--glycine ligase, which produces MKVLVIGGGAREHALCRSLSLDPDVTSLHCAPGNAGIADVAELHAVDQLDGAAVAALASRLEADLVVVGPEAPLVAGVADAVRAAGVDCFGPSREAAELEGSKAFAKDVMAAAGVPTGRSYVCTTAEEADEALDAFGAPYVVKDDGLAAGKGVVVTDDLAAAREHAIACDRVVIEEFLDGPEVSLFAITDGVTVVPLQPAQDFKRALDGDEGPNTGGMGAYSPLPWADPKLVAEVMETVLQPTVDELRRRGTPFSGLLYAGLAITSRGVRVIEFNARFGDPETQVVLARLRTPLGGVLRAAAQGTLADLEPLRWSGDAAVTVVVASHNYPGTPRTGDPVEGLEAVASEDAPYAYVLHAGTKRDGDRVVSAGGRVLSVTATGSDLAQARQRAYAALGRVRLDGGQHRTDIAEKAAGRLRSRL; this is translated from the coding sequence GTGAAGGTCCTCGTCATCGGCGGCGGCGCCCGCGAACACGCCCTGTGCCGCTCACTGTCCCTCGACCCCGACGTCACCTCGTTGCACTGCGCGCCAGGCAACGCGGGTATCGCCGACGTGGCCGAACTCCATGCCGTCGACCAGCTGGACGGGGCCGCCGTGGCCGCGCTCGCGTCGCGGCTCGAAGCCGACCTGGTGGTCGTCGGCCCCGAGGCCCCGCTGGTCGCGGGCGTCGCGGACGCCGTCCGGGCGGCGGGTGTCGACTGCTTCGGACCGTCGCGTGAGGCGGCGGAACTGGAAGGTTCGAAGGCGTTCGCCAAGGACGTCATGGCCGCCGCCGGGGTACCGACCGGGCGCAGCTACGTGTGCACGACGGCGGAGGAGGCCGACGAGGCGCTCGACGCCTTCGGGGCCCCGTACGTCGTCAAGGACGACGGGCTCGCCGCGGGCAAGGGCGTCGTGGTCACCGACGACCTGGCCGCCGCGCGGGAGCACGCGATCGCCTGCGACCGTGTCGTCATCGAGGAGTTCCTGGACGGTCCCGAGGTCTCGCTCTTCGCGATCACCGACGGCGTCACGGTCGTCCCGCTCCAGCCCGCGCAGGACTTCAAGCGTGCGCTCGACGGTGACGAGGGTCCCAACACCGGTGGTATGGGCGCCTATTCGCCGTTGCCGTGGGCCGACCCCAAGCTGGTCGCGGAGGTCATGGAGACGGTGCTCCAGCCGACCGTCGACGAATTGCGCAGGCGCGGCACCCCGTTCTCGGGCCTGCTGTACGCGGGGCTCGCGATCACCTCGCGCGGGGTCCGGGTCATCGAGTTCAACGCCCGCTTCGGCGACCCGGAGACGCAGGTCGTCCTGGCCCGGCTGCGGACCCCGCTCGGCGGGGTGCTGCGGGCCGCCGCCCAGGGCACCCTCGCGGACCTCGAACCGCTCCGCTGGAGCGGTGACGCGGCGGTCACCGTGGTCGTGGCCTCGCACAACTACCCCGGCACCCCGCGCACCGGCGACCCCGTCGAGGGTCTGGAAGCGGTCGCCTCGGAGGACGCCCCGTACGCGTACGTCCTGCACGCCGGGACCAAGCGCGACGGTGACCGGGTCGTCAGCGCGGGCGGGCGGGTGCTGTCGGTGACGGCGACCGGCTCGGACCTCGCGCAGGCCCGGCAGCGGGCGTACGCGGCGCTCGGCCGGGTCCGGCTGGACGGCGGTCAGCACCGTACGGACATCGCGGAGAAAGCGGCGGGTCGCCTTCGCTCGCGCCTCTGA